A portion of the Bdellovibrionales bacterium genome contains these proteins:
- a CDS encoding flagellar hook protein FlgE → MGVLSSLYTGVSGLSAQGEALGVIGDNIANANTIGFKASRAEFQDIISKSLKGILGGNQIGRGVKIGAVNPILVQGNVDATEKATDLAISGDGYYILKGSDGESFSRDGSFHFDKEGYLVTNDNQRVQGFEADENGTVINKVEDIKFPRALIPAKGTTKIRMELNLDSRVAQEPGMVKVFDPKNPYDTSNYSTGVEIYDSQGNKHLMTMFFNKIADRTWEYRGMVDGKEMMGGVEDGLSEACKGKLTFNVDGKLDTEEMVSSTFNFKGGAFQNQQIKVDFGDSITTDKGKGLDGTKQYGKDSDMMSWNQDGSAAGTITNLSFNDEGVLTALYSNGATKDLAQIALAKFENPEALFKVGNNRLKEARDSGSPAVGKPNRAGRGKIFAKSLERSTVDLALEFVNLIQNQRGFQANAKTITTTDELLAEVINLKR, encoded by the coding sequence ATGGGTGTTCTTTCTTCACTTTATACCGGTGTATCCGGTTTGAGCGCACAGGGTGAAGCCTTGGGTGTGATTGGTGATAATATCGCCAATGCCAACACAATTGGATTCAAAGCCAGTCGAGCAGAATTTCAAGATATCATCTCAAAAAGTTTAAAAGGCATTTTGGGTGGAAACCAAATAGGTCGCGGTGTGAAAATTGGGGCCGTCAATCCCATTCTCGTTCAAGGAAATGTCGATGCAACGGAGAAAGCGACAGATCTCGCCATCTCAGGAGACGGTTACTACATCTTGAAGGGTTCAGACGGTGAGTCCTTTTCTCGAGATGGATCCTTTCACTTTGATAAGGAAGGCTATTTGGTGACAAATGACAATCAGCGGGTGCAGGGATTTGAGGCTGATGAAAACGGGACTGTCATTAATAAGGTGGAAGATATTAAATTTCCTCGGGCTTTGATTCCAGCCAAAGGAACAACCAAAATTAGGATGGAGCTCAATCTGGACTCTCGGGTCGCTCAAGAACCGGGAATGGTAAAGGTCTTCGATCCCAAAAATCCCTATGATACCTCTAACTATTCGACGGGAGTTGAAATTTACGACTCTCAAGGGAATAAGCATTTAATGACAATGTTTTTCAATAAAATCGCTGACCGGACCTGGGAGTATCGAGGAATGGTAGATGGAAAGGAGATGATGGGAGGGGTTGAAGATGGATTGAGTGAAGCTTGCAAGGGAAAGCTCACTTTTAACGTCGATGGCAAACTAGATACAGAAGAAATGGTTTCCTCAACTTTCAATTTCAAAGGTGGAGCCTTTCAGAACCAGCAGATCAAGGTTGATTTTGGCGATTCCATCACGACTGACAAAGGAAAGGGGCTTGACGGGACGAAGCAGTATGGCAAAGATTCTGACATGATGAGTTGGAACCAAGACGGGTCAGCGGCAGGAACCATCACCAACCTTTCTTTCAACGATGAAGGTGTTCTCACGGCATTGTACAGCAATGGTGCAACCAAGGATTTGGCGCAAATTGCTTTGGCGAAGTTCGAAAACCCAGAAGCCCTTTTCAAAGTGGGAAACAACCGATTGAAAGAAGCTCGTGATTCGGGTTCTCCTGCTGTTGGAAAACCAAATCGTGCCGGGCGTGGGAAGATTTTTGCTAAATCACTAGAGCGCTCAACGGTGGATTTGGCTCTGGAATTCGTCAACCTCATACAAAATCAGAGAGGATTTCAAGCGAATGCCAAAACGATCACCACCACAGATGAATTATTGGCCGAGGTGATCAATCTGAAACGTTAA
- a CDS encoding flagellar biosynthesis protein FlgD, producing the protein MINIKNSTQTWSNSVQQSALKPDVGNEVSPEDYKKAFGSKDLGEVLNKVADPNWVDPAKTRKVGNNELDRDAFLKLLLAQLKNQDPTNPMENHQMAAQLAQFSSLESLGNIDKGIGDLAKAAAPKNDFAALGLIGKGVSGDSSRISRTDEKETHDVAYDLLGDASDVKVKIMDANNQTVRELSLSEVKKGKNELSWNGLTEDGQPARAGEYRIVIEAVASNGVKVGTETKFEGTISGVNFTPKGPLLLVGNQSIQLSEVKKIVDPSQLTQAKVGRQVNTVSPAVQKSGPQTKRPSVPDSSGSVASPLESNLETVGMSREMVNEMKKQGIEAGL; encoded by the coding sequence ATGATTAACATTAAGAATTCCACTCAAACGTGGTCAAATTCAGTTCAGCAATCGGCATTGAAGCCAGACGTTGGAAATGAGGTTTCCCCAGAAGATTACAAAAAGGCCTTTGGGAGCAAGGACCTTGGTGAGGTATTAAATAAAGTTGCCGATCCAAACTGGGTAGATCCCGCTAAAACGAGGAAAGTCGGAAACAATGAGCTGGATCGGGATGCCTTTTTAAAACTACTTCTTGCTCAATTGAAAAATCAGGATCCAACAAATCCAATGGAAAATCATCAAATGGCAGCGCAATTGGCTCAGTTCTCTTCACTCGAAAGTCTGGGAAATATTGACAAGGGGATTGGAGATCTCGCAAAGGCCGCAGCTCCGAAAAATGATTTTGCGGCTCTCGGTCTTATAGGCAAAGGGGTCAGTGGAGATTCGTCACGAATCAGCCGAACTGACGAGAAGGAAACTCACGATGTGGCCTATGATCTACTCGGTGACGCAAGCGATGTTAAAGTCAAAATTATGGATGCTAATAATCAAACTGTTCGTGAGTTGAGTTTGAGCGAGGTTAAAAAAGGCAAGAATGAGTTGAGTTGGAACGGATTAACTGAAGACGGCCAGCCAGCTCGTGCGGGAGAGTATCGAATTGTAATTGAAGCCGTCGCCTCCAATGGTGTTAAGGTTGGGACTGAGACGAAATTTGAGGGAACAATCAGCGGCGTGAATTTTACTCCGAAGGGTCCACTGCTGCTTGTGGGCAATCAAAGCATTCAATTGAGTGAGGTTAAGAAAATAGTGGATCCTTCCCAATTGACACAAGCGAAAGTGGGAAGACAAGTCAATACGGTGTCGCCTGCTGTTCAGAAGTCCGGTCCGCAGACGAAGAGGCCATCGGTTCCAGATTCTTCGGGCTCGGTTGCATCGCCCTTGGAGAGCAATTTGGAAACTGTGGGCATGAGTCGGGAAATGGTGAATGAGATGAAAAAGCAGGGGATTGAGGCGGGATTGTGA
- a CDS encoding flagellar hook-length control protein FliK, giving the protein MINNLSALSANQIPRDQSDKMTSPIRQGDSKVGRDFRKNIEKQMSLSDSPKEKIEKVGRSNSQNVMEEIEDSSEDINPELQNRLNPSVDQLTRRLAMQGFLKKMEEDVGVGAGQIVAAFSQLSANDLVAPPEASVEKIVDQLGLDSSERGRALELFQNLLKQTSPSNVGEYLKGNDRQVSLEVISADEARKKALNASLDRMSQAFFVDNQMVREDQEAKSDEMIGPLGDQKGVASEFDLGIPSAASLSPSNGLSSTSVSESGQITPQGFTSSTGGEMSTSQNTSSGVRSRGLETLRGENQSIETSATESERLKSEVAAAGQSDIGADADNLSDAEILPIRNETSAYSPSTEVDQAMAFPVSLSGMGQEESQEEFFESQDLEGILDQADTRFTGPEWGSRRSEKSDLPAHSISQSRVESQKEGKREFQGEQQLSDQMSGLANTAKNEGTKGNQFLVQMPKMSSAQESSNVRDVVDQAQVLVKNGGGEMKIKLNPEGVGEVTLKVISDGGRVNIEMIASNANTKKLLENGLADLRETFSSHRINVDQIKIGSPDSVSKHMDQNMQDQNQSHVRQFLEEFRQNNQNWRQGFVDMPAMKNYRSQAQDDSSDQSILSMRSKPRNGNRRLDLVA; this is encoded by the coding sequence ATGATAAACAATTTGTCAGCTTTGAGTGCAAATCAAATCCCGAGAGATCAGTCAGATAAAATGACTTCGCCCATTCGTCAGGGTGATTCAAAAGTTGGTCGCGATTTTAGAAAGAATATCGAAAAGCAGATGAGCCTTTCGGATTCTCCAAAAGAAAAGATAGAAAAGGTCGGGAGATCGAATTCTCAGAATGTGATGGAAGAGATCGAAGACTCGTCTGAAGATATAAATCCAGAATTGCAAAATCGATTGAATCCTTCGGTGGATCAATTGACCCGCCGCCTGGCAATGCAGGGCTTTTTGAAAAAGATGGAGGAGGATGTCGGAGTTGGTGCAGGTCAAATTGTAGCGGCCTTTTCTCAGCTTTCGGCCAATGATCTTGTCGCCCCACCGGAGGCATCAGTAGAAAAAATTGTTGATCAATTGGGGCTTGATAGCAGCGAAAGAGGACGTGCCCTTGAGCTCTTTCAAAACTTGCTTAAACAGACGTCGCCGTCCAATGTTGGGGAATATCTAAAGGGAAATGATCGGCAGGTTTCTCTTGAAGTTATTTCGGCAGATGAAGCTCGAAAGAAAGCCCTAAATGCATCCTTGGATAGAATGTCGCAGGCATTTTTTGTAGATAATCAAATGGTGCGCGAGGACCAGGAAGCTAAAAGCGATGAAATGATTGGGCCCTTGGGAGACCAAAAGGGTGTTGCCAGTGAGTTTGATTTAGGAATACCTTCTGCTGCCAGTCTGAGCCCCTCAAATGGATTATCTTCAACCAGCGTCAGTGAAAGCGGCCAAATTACACCCCAGGGATTTACTTCAAGCACTGGGGGTGAAATGTCCACAAGCCAGAATACCTCAAGCGGAGTGAGATCTCGTGGGTTGGAGACACTCAGGGGCGAGAATCAATCCATCGAGACAAGTGCGACTGAATCTGAGAGGTTGAAATCAGAAGTTGCAGCAGCTGGACAATCTGATATTGGCGCTGATGCCGACAACTTGAGTGATGCAGAAATTTTGCCTATTCGAAATGAAACTTCGGCATATTCCCCGAGCACCGAAGTTGATCAAGCAATGGCATTTCCGGTGAGTCTTTCCGGCATGGGTCAGGAAGAATCCCAGGAAGAATTCTTTGAGTCACAAGACCTTGAGGGTATTCTTGATCAGGCAGACACTCGCTTCACTGGTCCTGAGTGGGGGAGTCGGAGATCTGAGAAGAGCGATTTGCCGGCACATTCAATTTCGCAGTCAAGAGTGGAGAGTCAAAAGGAAGGAAAAAGAGAATTCCAGGGCGAACAGCAACTTTCTGATCAGATGTCTGGCTTGGCAAATACTGCAAAAAATGAAGGAACAAAGGGCAATCAATTTTTAGTTCAAATGCCAAAAATGAGTTCAGCTCAAGAATCTTCCAATGTTCGTGATGTTGTGGATCAGGCACAAGTCTTGGTGAAAAACGGCGGTGGAGAAATGAAGATCAAGCTGAATCCGGAAGGAGTCGGCGAGGTTACACTCAAGGTCATCAGCGACGGCGGTCGAGTCAATATCGAAATGATTGCGTCGAACGCGAATACGAAGAAGCTTCTGGAAAACGGGCTTGCTGATCTCAGGGAGACCTTTTCTTCACATCGTATAAATGTTGACCAAATCAAAATTGGTTCGCCTGATAGCGTTTCGAAGCACATGGATCAGAACATGCAGGATCAAAATCAAAGTCATGTTCGTCAGTTCCTGGAGGAATTTCGGCAGAACAATCAAAATTGGCGCCAAGGGTTCGTTGACATGCCTGCAATGAAAAATTATCGATCACAAGCTCAGGATGACAGTTCGGATCAATCAATTCTCTCGATGAGGTCAAAACCTAGAAATGGGAATCGAAGACTGGATTTGGTGGCATGA
- a CDS encoding flagellar FliJ family protein, producing MKFRFPLQSALAYRQRLKEEAQVLYYEAKKRVDDALDRINELYLLTDRTRLEIQEIQSMESGQVAFIQMRVDFLNGIKSKIEAERTSVRALMMEAESKHEALLETVKQFKSLEKLKSRRYFDFVRKMRREEIKDIDEMVTMRHKTEASE from the coding sequence TTGAAGTTTCGATTTCCACTCCAATCGGCACTTGCGTACCGACAGCGCCTCAAAGAGGAAGCTCAGGTTCTTTATTATGAAGCTAAAAAGAGGGTTGATGATGCGCTTGATCGGATCAATGAATTGTATCTCCTCACAGATCGAACACGCCTCGAAATACAGGAAATCCAAAGTATGGAGAGTGGGCAAGTAGCGTTTATCCAGATGCGAGTTGATTTTTTAAATGGAATAAAATCCAAAATTGAAGCCGAGAGAACAAGTGTTAGAGCTCTCATGATGGAAGCAGAATCCAAGCATGAAGCCCTTCTTGAAACAGTGAAGCAATTCAAATCTTTAGAAAAGCTAAAATCCCGAAGATACTTTGATTTTGTTCGTAAGATGAGGCGCGAAGAAATTAAGGACATCGATGAAATGGTAACGATGCGGCACAAAACGGAGGCGTCAGAATGA
- a CDS encoding FliI/YscN family ATPase, translating into MSQTEFDAQKYLSALSMTKVTKDIGKITQVTGFTLKGFLPGACVGSVCAVYPSGLKSSFFAEVVGFHDRQIVLMPLGEMRGVGLGSKIELLRLRATVPTGMELLGRVVDGLGKAIDGKGDLNVSGDRPLYNDITNPLFRPPIDTPLSLGVRAIDGLLTIGQGQRVGIMAGSGVGKSVLLGMIARNTTADINVIALIGERGREVREFMEQNLGPEGLKKSVVIVATPDQSPLLRMRAAFFATTIAEYFCEQGRNVLLMMDSLTRFGMAQREIGLSTGEPPAQKGYTPSVFSLLPKLLERAGRFENCGSITGLYTVLVEGDDMDDPIADSVRSIVDGHIVLSRSMAQKGHFPAIDVLQSTSRVMRHIISKEHQALALGLRENLAIYGEAEDLINIGAYKAGSNAKIDRAVDVHESIEGFLRQGERETSAPLQTLKLMQRILGG; encoded by the coding sequence ATGAGTCAAACCGAGTTTGATGCGCAAAAGTATCTTTCTGCCCTATCAATGACCAAAGTGACAAAAGATATCGGGAAAATCACGCAAGTGACAGGTTTTACTCTGAAGGGATTTTTACCTGGAGCATGTGTCGGGAGTGTTTGTGCGGTTTATCCGAGCGGTCTGAAATCCTCGTTTTTTGCGGAGGTTGTTGGATTTCATGATAGGCAGATTGTGCTGATGCCCCTTGGAGAAATGAGGGGGGTGGGACTGGGTTCGAAAATCGAACTTTTGCGCCTGAGAGCCACGGTGCCCACGGGAATGGAATTGTTGGGTAGAGTGGTTGATGGTCTGGGAAAGGCAATCGATGGCAAAGGTGACCTCAACGTATCGGGAGATAGACCACTCTACAATGATATAACAAACCCCCTTTTTCGTCCACCCATCGATACGCCTTTGAGCCTAGGTGTGAGGGCTATTGATGGGTTACTGACGATCGGGCAGGGGCAAAGAGTGGGCATCATGGCAGGTTCGGGCGTTGGGAAATCTGTGCTATTGGGAATGATTGCGCGAAATACAACGGCCGATATTAACGTGATTGCTCTTATTGGTGAGCGTGGGCGAGAAGTTCGCGAATTTATGGAGCAAAATCTGGGACCTGAGGGTCTTAAGAAATCTGTGGTTATTGTGGCAACTCCGGACCAAAGTCCGCTCCTGCGAATGCGGGCCGCATTTTTTGCAACAACAATTGCAGAGTACTTTTGTGAACAGGGACGAAATGTTCTGTTGATGATGGATTCCTTAACTCGATTCGGAATGGCCCAAAGGGAAATTGGTTTGAGCACAGGAGAGCCGCCAGCACAAAAGGGTTACACCCCGAGTGTTTTTTCACTCCTCCCAAAATTACTTGAGCGGGCCGGAAGATTTGAGAATTGTGGATCTATCACTGGCTTGTACACAGTTTTGGTTGAGGGAGACGATATGGATGACCCAATCGCTGACTCGGTTCGGTCGATTGTGGATGGCCACATTGTATTGAGCCGTTCAATGGCGCAAAAGGGGCACTTTCCCGCGATTGATGTTTTGCAAAGCACAAGCCGTGTGATGAGGCACATTATATCAAAGGAGCATCAGGCACTCGCTCTTGGCCTGCGTGAAAATCTAGCGATTTACGGAGAGGCAGAAGATCTGATTAATATTGGAGCCTACAAGGCGGGTTCAAATGCCAAAATAGATCGGGCTGTAGACGTTCATGAATCTATCGAAGGATTTTTGCGGCAAGGTGAGCGTGAGACAAGTGCTCCACTCCAGACCCTGAAATTGATGCAACGGATTTTAGGAGGATAG
- the fliG gene encoding flagellar motor switch protein FliG — translation MVRLIKVEDIQFGNLRGFEKAAILLNYLGPEAAKTLFKHTEDAEIRKLLATMQKYRIVPVEVTKRVLEEYYEMVSETSEYIFSEKTTNKETVVDAVGEERARGILGHLNVNSPAQRQLESLEMVDAKSLSNFLINEHPQTIAVILAHLEPEKKGEVLKRLPETLQSEVVLRLANLDHVAPELIAEVDRVLKAELASVGTVEQAALGGVQPVAEMLNVMDKNTETAIMARIEEKDPILAEEIRKLMFVFEDIVKIDDRGIQTLLKEVPNDKLLLALKTANEEIRLKIFKNISQRAANLLKDDLANLGPSRLSDVETAQVEIVNVARRLETEGKILIARGGSEDALV, via the coding sequence GTGGTACGCCTAATTAAAGTTGAAGATATTCAGTTCGGTAATTTACGTGGATTTGAAAAAGCTGCCATCTTGCTCAATTATTTGGGTCCTGAAGCAGCAAAAACTCTCTTCAAGCACACTGAAGATGCCGAAATTCGAAAACTACTCGCGACCATGCAAAAGTACAGAATTGTTCCGGTAGAGGTCACTAAGCGTGTTCTTGAGGAATACTACGAAATGGTCAGTGAAACTTCGGAGTACATTTTCTCGGAAAAGACAACCAATAAGGAAACGGTTGTCGATGCGGTTGGAGAGGAACGGGCACGTGGAATTTTGGGGCACTTGAATGTCAATTCACCTGCTCAGCGGCAGTTGGAGAGTTTGGAAATGGTAGACGCGAAGTCTCTCTCCAATTTTCTCATCAATGAGCATCCGCAGACGATTGCGGTTATTTTGGCTCATCTGGAGCCAGAAAAGAAGGGTGAGGTACTTAAGAGATTGCCTGAAACTCTGCAGTCCGAAGTGGTCTTGCGATTGGCAAACTTGGATCATGTGGCCCCCGAACTTATCGCAGAAGTGGACCGCGTGCTCAAGGCCGAATTGGCAAGCGTCGGCACAGTTGAACAGGCTGCTCTTGGCGGAGTTCAGCCGGTTGCTGAAATGCTCAACGTTATGGATAAGAACACAGAAACAGCTATTATGGCGAGAATCGAAGAAAAGGATCCCATACTTGCCGAGGAAATACGCAAACTCATGTTTGTATTTGAGGACATTGTTAAAATCGATGATCGTGGCATTCAGACTCTTCTCAAGGAAGTTCCGAACGACAAATTATTGTTGGCTTTGAAGACAGCGAACGAAGAAATTCGACTCAAAATTTTCAAAAATATCTCGCAGAGGGCTGCAAATCTTCTTAAAGATGATTTGGCAAATTTGGGACCTTCTCGACTCTCCGATGTCGAAACGGCGCAAGTAGAAATTGTAAATGTGGCGAGGCGACTTGAAACCGAAGGTAAGATTCTTATTGCACGCGGTGGTTCTGAAGATGCTCTTGTGTAA
- the fliF gene encoding flagellar M-ring protein FliF, whose protein sequence is MQKLFGQIVSQFKEFYQGLTPMKRMSLLAASVMVVISVSIVMAMLSGTHHVALFKNIPPDQLALILDKLQKNNIPFKLEEGGSTVLVPSDLLHSTQMAVMTEIGSSQVGQVGLELFEKQDFGVTSYAQRINYQRALQGELMRAINTLSSVKQSKVILAIPPKKTFLEEGGQPSASVVLDLHPGKHLSPEQVRGITNLIGSAVESLDPDRITVLDSRGKLLSRKMGGEAGESSDLLDLKRKVEENLEERIEGILSKVLGSGKIVARVDAALNMKQSNMVEEKVDPEMTAISSSAVEEELLDGSRTNPTGIPGSRANLPGAEDTGEVGFKQNVRKEMKTTNFSVPKTVRNVKEAAGSIERITVAVLVDGIMVREKNDQGDVTDKYVARSADDLIKYETIVKNAIGFSAARGDSVKIENIAFQTEDFTESERLLTNLERKKLLHSLFKWSILSLSLALFFFIVIRPFMRWITDSFQETVEDMLPRTIEELEELQSVDNSLPGMSGALPIMNDSIDPNKAESELLKERIMAHLEQDQEKAAGAFALWLSKRDA, encoded by the coding sequence TTGCAGAAACTGTTTGGCCAGATAGTCTCTCAGTTTAAGGAGTTTTATCAGGGACTGACTCCGATGAAGAGGATGTCCCTCCTTGCCGCCTCAGTAATGGTGGTCATTTCTGTTTCAATAGTTATGGCCATGCTCAGTGGAACGCACCATGTGGCTCTTTTCAAAAATATACCACCCGATCAACTCGCGTTGATTTTAGACAAGCTACAAAAAAATAATATTCCATTCAAGCTCGAGGAGGGAGGTTCAACTGTACTTGTTCCCTCAGATCTTTTGCACTCCACACAAATGGCAGTGATGACTGAGATTGGTAGTTCCCAGGTTGGCCAAGTGGGATTGGAATTATTTGAGAAACAGGATTTTGGAGTCACTTCCTATGCCCAGCGGATAAATTATCAAAGAGCTCTTCAAGGTGAGCTCATGCGCGCGATCAATACGCTCTCTTCGGTTAAACAATCAAAGGTGATCCTTGCCATCCCTCCCAAAAAGACATTTCTTGAAGAGGGTGGACAGCCCTCAGCTTCGGTCGTACTCGATCTTCATCCGGGCAAACATCTGAGCCCCGAACAAGTTCGAGGTATAACGAATCTGATTGGAAGTGCTGTGGAATCCCTGGATCCAGACAGAATCACTGTGCTGGATTCTCGTGGAAAGTTGTTATCCAGGAAGATGGGTGGTGAGGCCGGCGAATCTTCTGATCTGCTCGATCTAAAACGAAAAGTCGAAGAGAATCTAGAGGAACGCATCGAGGGGATATTATCCAAAGTTCTCGGATCAGGAAAAATAGTGGCCAGAGTTGACGCCGCTCTCAATATGAAACAATCCAATATGGTTGAAGAAAAAGTCGATCCTGAAATGACTGCTATCAGCAGTTCAGCAGTTGAAGAAGAACTACTGGATGGATCGCGAACAAATCCCACGGGAATACCAGGGTCTCGGGCGAATTTACCTGGTGCCGAGGATACAGGTGAAGTCGGATTTAAGCAGAACGTGCGCAAAGAGATGAAAACCACCAATTTTTCTGTACCAAAAACTGTTAGAAATGTGAAGGAAGCAGCAGGTAGCATTGAGCGGATTACAGTCGCCGTATTGGTCGATGGAATAATGGTTCGAGAAAAGAACGATCAAGGGGATGTTACTGACAAATATGTGGCCCGATCAGCAGACGATTTGATCAAGTATGAGACAATCGTAAAAAATGCGATCGGTTTTTCTGCAGCACGGGGAGATAGTGTTAAAATAGAAAATATAGCATTTCAGACAGAGGATTTTACAGAATCAGAGAGACTGTTAACCAATCTCGAAAGGAAGAAGCTATTACATTCACTTTTCAAATGGTCGATTCTCAGCTTAAGTCTCGCGCTCTTCTTCTTTATCGTAATTAGACCATTTATGCGATGGATTACAGATTCTTTTCAGGAAACGGTGGAAGATATGTTGCCTCGAACGATCGAGGAGCTGGAAGAACTACAGTCGGTTGATAATTCCCTGCCAGGAATGTCGGGAGCTCTTCCTATTATGAATGATTCAATCGATCCAAACAAGGCGGAGAGTGAATTACTGAAAGAACGTATCATGGCTCATTTGGAACAGGATCAGGAAAAAGCAGCGGGAGCTTTTGCTTTATGGTTATCAAAGAGGGATGCTTAA
- the fliE gene encoding flagellar hook-basal body complex protein FliE, whose protein sequence is MDGLTISNAENLLHTGRTLSEQRTTKINQEAGIPSDPSQKTFAETLKSAVQSVNTLQKDEDVAMQKLATGESKNIPEVMIATEKADIALKLMMQVRNKIIDAYHEVMKMQV, encoded by the coding sequence ATGGATGGTTTGACCATAAGTAATGCTGAAAATTTATTGCACACGGGTCGTACACTCAGCGAGCAGAGAACAACTAAAATAAACCAGGAAGCTGGAATTCCCAGCGATCCAAGCCAGAAGACCTTCGCTGAAACTCTGAAATCGGCAGTTCAGTCAGTCAATACTTTACAAAAAGACGAAGATGTGGCGATGCAAAAACTTGCAACTGGCGAGTCAAAAAATATTCCGGAAGTGATGATTGCCACTGAAAAGGCCGATATTGCATTAAAGTTGATGATGCAAGTGAGAAATAAGATTATCGACGCCTATCATGAAGTAATGAAAATGCAAGTTTAA
- the flgC gene encoding flagellar basal body rod protein FlgC, whose product MDFSKSMNVSASGLTAQRMRMNTISSNIANINTTKTPEGGPYRRKDVVFESMPETRNFGEIVTSLPDRNIQRVQVTDVTVDRKAPVLKYEPDHPDANDQGYVAYPNINLMEEMANMIQATRSYEANVSAMQASKDMAISALEIGR is encoded by the coding sequence ATGGACTTTTCTAAATCAATGAACGTCTCGGCAAGTGGACTGACGGCGCAAAGAATGAGAATGAATACGATCTCATCAAATATCGCCAATATTAATACAACAAAAACTCCCGAAGGGGGACCGTATCGACGAAAGGACGTCGTTTTTGAGTCGATGCCTGAGACCAGGAATTTTGGAGAAATTGTCACTAGTCTGCCGGATCGCAATATTCAGAGAGTCCAGGTAACCGACGTGACTGTCGATCGGAAGGCCCCAGTTCTCAAATATGAGCCAGATCATCCAGATGCCAATGATCAGGGCTACGTTGCCTATCCAAATATCAATCTCATGGAGGAGATGGCAAATATGATTCAAGCCACGCGATCCTACGAGGCAAACGTCTCGGCAATGCAAGCGAGCAAAGATATGGCAATCAGCGCGCTGGAGATTGGTCGCTAA
- the flgB gene encoding flagellar basal body rod protein FlgB: MGASINLRLLRQSVTSANIANAETPGYKAKQVDFEAALSRALDTEGIRQMTESTGEQLVTGPGAISRVKADVYDNPDINVTNDGNTVDLEHEMVTLAENSILYKAALQLINKKMAALKYAVTEGNR; encoded by the coding sequence CTGGGGGCATCGATAAATTTGAGACTACTTCGCCAATCAGTGACGTCAGCAAATATCGCGAATGCCGAAACGCCTGGATACAAAGCAAAGCAGGTTGACTTCGAAGCGGCTCTCTCCCGGGCTCTCGATACAGAAGGGATAAGGCAAATGACTGAAAGTACGGGAGAGCAACTTGTCACCGGTCCAGGAGCTATTTCCCGCGTTAAGGCCGATGTCTATGATAATCCCGATATCAATGTGACAAATGATGGAAATACCGTCGATCTCGAGCACGAAATGGTCACCCTGGCAGAAAATTCGATTTTATATAAAGCGGCCCTTCAGCTGATTAATAAAAAAATGGCGGCATTAAAGTATGCTGTGACAGAGGGTAACAGGTAA